From the genome of Streptomyces sp. V1I1, one region includes:
- a CDS encoding phosphotransferase family protein, whose product MDAVRRVVTRDDLEGVARAALGTEHRLVGVSRLRGGSKKGVYRLTLDDESTAIVYIWDDAENYWPTMQADDADNHADPFSPASGIELFEAAHRHLDTLGIRTPRIRLTDRSKSHYPADVAVVEDVPGDNLEALLRQEPRSVGPTMARLAEALGAMQRHQGPRFGKVALIDKDGASEGSSCEQVVLDRALDDLTEAASRDTGITRSRDQLETVVRKLAAAVRPRSQYGLIHGELGPDHVLVDRRGQPVLIDIEGLMFFDVEWEHAFLRLRFGEHYRWLDHSDLDEQRLTFYTLAMRLSLVAGPLRLLDGDFPDRDFMRGIVEHNIQEALAFLPMGER is encoded by the coding sequence GTGGACGCGGTACGCAGGGTTGTCACACGGGATGATCTGGAAGGCGTCGCGCGTGCAGCTCTGGGCACCGAACATCGCCTCGTGGGCGTATCGCGACTCCGGGGTGGAAGTAAGAAGGGCGTGTACCGCCTCACTTTGGACGATGAATCCACCGCGATCGTCTACATCTGGGACGACGCCGAGAACTATTGGCCCACCATGCAGGCCGACGACGCCGACAACCACGCGGATCCGTTCTCGCCCGCCTCTGGCATCGAACTCTTCGAGGCCGCCCACCGGCATCTGGACACCCTCGGAATCCGCACGCCCCGGATCCGGCTGACAGACCGAAGCAAGAGCCACTACCCGGCGGACGTCGCCGTGGTCGAGGACGTGCCCGGCGACAACTTGGAAGCACTGCTCCGCCAGGAGCCGCGCAGCGTGGGACCGACCATGGCGCGACTCGCCGAGGCACTCGGTGCGATGCAGCGGCACCAGGGTCCACGCTTCGGCAAAGTCGCCCTGATCGACAAGGATGGCGCCTCTGAGGGCAGCTCATGTGAGCAGGTCGTCCTGGACCGCGCGCTCGACGACCTCACCGAAGCAGCGTCTCGCGACACGGGGATCACGCGTTCCCGCGACCAGCTGGAGACTGTAGTTCGCAAACTGGCTGCGGCTGTGCGCCCACGCTCGCAGTACGGGCTCATCCACGGCGAGCTCGGGCCGGATCACGTGCTGGTCGACCGGCGTGGGCAGCCGGTCCTCATCGACATCGAGGGACTGATGTTCTTCGATGTCGAGTGGGAGCACGCGTTCCTGCGACTGCGCTTCGGCGAGCACTACCGGTGGCTGGACCACAGTGACCTCGATGAACAGCGTCTGACGTTCTACACGCTGGCGATGCGCCTGTCTCTCGTCGCCGGACCACTGCGGCTCCTCGACGGCGACTTCCCCGACCGCGACTTCATGAGGGGAATCGTCGAGCACAACATCCAGGAGGCGCTCGCCTTCCTGCCCATGGGCGAACGCTAA
- a CDS encoding RacP protein, translating into MLEARPAGLAIVQLMSATERTRAQVHTGLAHLRKVSAAKGLPPVTWDKRWGYRMLDDAPEVWIGYERAFFETVRLRVENFIAGTLLPHQKKTPNDPYIRTVMAQMGAIESTLQLLANLE; encoded by the coding sequence TTGCTGGAAGCCCGTCCCGCCGGCCTGGCCATCGTCCAGCTGATGTCCGCCACCGAACGCACTCGCGCGCAGGTCCACACCGGACTCGCGCATCTCCGGAAGGTCTCGGCCGCGAAGGGCCTGCCGCCCGTGACCTGGGACAAACGATGGGGATACCGCATGCTGGACGACGCGCCGGAGGTGTGGATCGGCTACGAACGGGCGTTCTTCGAGACCGTCCGCCTCCGGGTGGAGAACTTCATCGCGGGAACCCTCCTCCCGCACCAGAAGAAGACCCCGAACGACCCCTACATCCGCACGGTCATGGCGCAGATGGGTGCGATCGAGTCCACCCTTCAGCTGCTGGCCAACCTGGAGTGA
- a CDS encoding NAD(P)H-dependent oxidoreductase produces MILQFPMWWFSVPAILKGWIDRVFTNGFAHGPAVPPPYSEGALAGRRALVSVTIGARESAFSDRGIHGRLAAVLHPVQHGLFWFTSMTPLELFAVYGTVDLPKERFAAAKREYGGGSTGSSRTSRSRSGRSSAATTTATCGCCRG; encoded by the coding sequence GTGATCCTGCAGTTCCCGATGTGGTGGTTCTCCGTGCCCGCGATACTCAAGGGCTGGATCGACCGGGTGTTCACCAACGGGTTCGCTCACGGCCCGGCAGTCCCCCCGCCCTACAGCGAGGGCGCCCTGGCGGGTCGGCGTGCGCTGGTGTCGGTCACGATCGGCGCCCGGGAGTCGGCGTTCTCCGACCGGGGCATCCATGGGCGGCTGGCGGCCGTCCTCCACCCGGTGCAGCACGGCCTGTTCTGGTTCACCAGCATGACACCGCTCGAGCTGTTCGCGGTGTACGGCACAGTCGACCTGCCAAAGGAGCGATTCGCGGCGGCGAAGCGGGAGTACGGGGGCGGCTCGACGGGCTCTTCACGGACGAGCCGGTCCCGTTCCGGTCGCTCGTCGGCGGCGACTACGACCGCGACATGCGGCTGCTGCCGGGGGTGA
- a CDS encoding aldo/keto reductase family oxidoreductase, with translation MAVQSLPGGTFTMAEDLTVSRMGYGAMQLAGPRVFGPPADRDAALAVLRGAIERGITHIDTADFYGPHITNQIIKEALHPYAGDLRIVTKVGALRDAEGGWPKALSREELRQAVHANLENLGLDALDVVNLRIGGFDTPEPGSIAEPFTALAEMRQEGLIKHLGVSTVSAEQIKEAQSIAPIVCVQNFYNLAHRADDELIDSLAEQGIAYVPYFPLGGFSPLQSDTLHSVATRMETTPTAVALAWLLQRSPNILLIPGTSSVAHLRDNIAAAALPLPQKELAELNGITS, from the coding sequence ATGGCAGTGCAGTCACTTCCCGGCGGAACGTTCACCATGGCTGAGGACCTGACGGTCTCCCGCATGGGATACGGCGCGATGCAGCTGGCCGGCCCGCGCGTGTTCGGGCCGCCGGCCGACCGCGACGCCGCCCTGGCCGTCCTGCGCGGGGCGATCGAGCGGGGGATCACGCACATCGACACCGCCGACTTCTACGGCCCGCACATCACCAATCAGATCATCAAGGAAGCCCTGCACCCTTACGCGGGCGACCTGCGCATCGTGACCAAGGTCGGAGCCCTGCGGGACGCTGAGGGAGGCTGGCCCAAGGCGCTGTCCCGCGAGGAGCTGCGCCAGGCCGTCCACGCCAACCTTGAGAACCTCGGCCTCGACGCACTCGACGTCGTCAACCTCCGGATCGGTGGGTTCGACACCCCCGAGCCGGGTTCGATCGCCGAACCGTTCACCGCGCTCGCGGAGATGCGGCAGGAGGGCCTGATCAAGCATCTCGGTGTCAGCACTGTCTCCGCCGAGCAGATCAAGGAGGCTCAGTCCATCGCGCCGATCGTGTGCGTGCAGAACTTTTACAACCTCGCGCACCGCGCCGACGACGAGCTGATCGACTCCCTGGCCGAGCAGGGCATCGCCTACGTGCCCTACTTCCCGCTCGGCGGCTTCTCCCCGCTGCAGTCGGACACTCTGCACTCGGTCGCCACCCGTATGGAGACCACTCCGACCGCCGTCGCCCTGGCATGGCTGCTGCAGCGTTCCCCGAACATCCTGCTGATCCCCGGCACCTCCTCGGTGGCACACCTGCGCGACAACATTGCCGCTGCTGCGCTGCCCCTTCCCCAGAAGGAGCTGGCCGAGCTGAACGGGATCACCTCGTGA
- a CDS encoding helix-turn-helix transcriptional regulator: MLTLASDIEVLARFGRALADPIRCRLLLALGEAPAHPSDLADALGISRTRLSNHLACLRDCGLVVAVPVGRRTRYELADQRLGHALDDLRTAIVAVEADRTCTDADDKDCC, translated from the coding sequence ATGCTGACTCTCGCCTCCGACATCGAGGTGCTGGCCCGATTCGGCCGCGCGCTCGCTGACCCGATCCGCTGCCGGCTGCTGCTCGCCCTGGGTGAGGCCCCGGCCCATCCCTCCGACCTTGCCGATGCCCTGGGGATCTCCCGAACCAGGCTGTCGAACCACCTGGCCTGTCTGCGGGACTGCGGCCTCGTCGTCGCTGTCCCAGTCGGGCGCCGTACCCGCTATGAGCTGGCCGACCAACGGCTGGGACACGCGCTGGACGACCTGCGCACCGCCATTGTCGCCGTCGAGGCGGACCGCACCTGCACAGACGCGGATGACAAGGACTGCTGCTGA
- a CDS encoding serine/threonine-protein kinase, with product MGTASDGMDLYSGRASGLIGAQIAGYRVEREIGRGGMAVVYCARDLRLDRTVALKLLAPELARNDTFRRRFTHESRVAAAIDHPHIVPIFEAGEMDGVLYIAMRYVSGLDLRALLDRDGPLPVATALRIAAQVASALDAAHEHDLVHRDVKPGNILVARGTDSDHPEHVYLTDFGLTKKSLSLTGFTEVGEFVGTLDYVAPEQISGRPVDGRCDLYSLACVVYETLAGGPPFERDEDMALLWAHQYDQPPALSERRPGLAAAADGVLAKALAKVPADRYGSCLEFVAALRATASGVGKGSHPATQVDPGVVAAARHPGPAPDPPVWARPVFGRPPG from the coding sequence ATGGGTACGGCGTCGGATGGGATGGATCTGTATTCGGGTCGGGCTTCAGGTCTGATCGGGGCGCAGATTGCGGGTTACCGGGTGGAGCGTGAGATCGGTCGCGGGGGTATGGCCGTTGTGTACTGTGCAAGGGATTTGCGTCTGGACCGTACGGTTGCGCTGAAGCTGCTTGCCCCGGAGCTGGCCCGCAATGACACCTTCCGTCGCCGTTTCACACACGAGTCGCGTGTGGCTGCTGCGATCGACCATCCTCATATTGTGCCGATCTTTGAGGCCGGTGAGATGGATGGTGTCTTGTATATCGCCATGCGTTATGTCTCGGGGCTGGATCTGCGGGCTTTGCTCGACCGGGACGGTCCGTTGCCGGTTGCGACTGCGCTGCGTATCGCCGCTCAGGTGGCGTCGGCACTTGATGCGGCCCATGAACATGACTTGGTGCACCGGGATGTCAAGCCCGGCAATATTCTGGTTGCCCGGGGCACTGACAGTGATCACCCTGAGCATGTCTATCTCACGGATTTCGGGCTGACTAAGAAGTCGCTGTCGCTGACCGGGTTCACTGAGGTGGGCGAGTTCGTCGGCACGCTCGACTATGTGGCACCGGAGCAGATTTCGGGCCGCCCAGTGGATGGCAGGTGCGATCTGTACAGCCTTGCCTGCGTCGTCTACGAAACCCTCGCGGGTGGGCCGCCTTTCGAGCGGGATGAGGACATGGCGCTGCTGTGGGCGCATCAGTACGATCAGCCGCCTGCCCTGAGCGAGAGACGGCCGGGGCTCGCGGCGGCGGCGGACGGCGTTCTGGCAAAGGCCCTGGCGAAGGTTCCCGCGGACCGTTACGGCTCCTGCCTGGAGTTCGTGGCGGCTCTGCGTGCCACTGCGAGCGGTGTCGGCAAGGGTTCGCATCCGGCGACACAGGTGGACCCCGGGGTTGTGGCAGCCGCGCGGCACCCCGGGCCGGCCCCGGATCCGCCTGTCTGGGCCCGGCCGGTCTTTGGCCGTCCGCCCGGTTAG
- a CDS encoding PP2C family protein-serine/threonine phosphatase: MRSLLRPAPRPGVGGHSRVLFTLAQCLPFAIALLVVGIELSPAHFLYTGPLLTATPALAAVTMGPKGTIWAAAFALAVSVTTATYNQAWGNQQVYTNFLAILLVSAASVTTSSAIRTRRQGELDQVRRIAVAAQEVLLRPVAARLGPMRAASMYLAAETGAQIGGDLYEAVQTRYGVRMIMGDVRGKGLPAVRSAAAVLGAFREAVHYEDDLAEVMNHCAAAFRRECAVPGAVDQQAECFVTAVVAQVPDGSVVQLVNRGHPPPLVLRQGKVQALIPTSPLPPLGLEDFITGPPAKPESYPFVPGDRLLLHTDGVIEARNRDNDFFALPEAMEAVYARNPLEFLEQLHQGLIRHTEGWLADDVAMILLDRLDEEVGEQVGADAASSSDRRD; this comes from the coding sequence ATGCGGTCGCTCCTCCGCCCAGCTCCTCGACCAGGAGTGGGCGGTCATAGCAGGGTCCTCTTCACACTTGCGCAGTGCCTGCCGTTCGCCATCGCACTGCTCGTGGTGGGTATCGAGCTGTCGCCGGCGCACTTTCTGTATACCGGCCCCCTGCTCACCGCGACGCCCGCGCTGGCCGCGGTGACGATGGGACCCAAAGGCACCATCTGGGCAGCGGCTTTCGCTCTGGCCGTGAGCGTGACCACCGCGACCTACAACCAGGCGTGGGGCAATCAGCAGGTCTACACCAACTTCCTGGCCATCCTCCTGGTATCCGCGGCCAGCGTCACGACGAGTAGTGCCATACGTACTCGCAGGCAGGGCGAGCTCGACCAGGTCCGCCGGATCGCCGTGGCAGCACAGGAGGTCCTGCTACGGCCTGTGGCCGCCCGGCTGGGCCCGATGCGGGCGGCGAGCATGTACCTCGCAGCTGAGACTGGGGCGCAGATCGGCGGTGACCTGTACGAGGCTGTGCAGACCCGGTACGGCGTCCGGATGATCATGGGGGACGTCCGGGGCAAGGGGCTGCCTGCTGTGCGCTCGGCCGCAGCCGTGCTGGGCGCCTTCCGGGAGGCCGTGCACTATGAGGATGATCTGGCGGAGGTGATGAACCACTGCGCGGCTGCCTTCCGACGGGAGTGCGCCGTGCCGGGGGCGGTCGATCAGCAGGCGGAATGTTTCGTCACCGCGGTTGTGGCTCAGGTGCCGGACGGATCCGTGGTCCAGCTGGTCAACCGCGGCCATCCGCCTCCACTCGTGCTGCGCCAGGGCAAGGTGCAGGCCCTGATACCCACCTCACCACTGCCGCCCCTCGGACTGGAAGACTTCATCACCGGCCCTCCCGCCAAGCCGGAGAGCTATCCGTTCGTACCCGGCGACCGGCTGTTGCTGCACACCGACGGCGTCATCGAAGCCCGCAACCGCGACAACGACTTCTTCGCCCTGCCTGAGGCCATGGAAGCGGTGTACGCCCGCAACCCGCTGGAGTTCCTGGAGCAACTGCACCAGGGATTGATCCGCCACACCGAGGGGTGGCTGGCGGACGATGTGGCGATGATCCTCCTTGACCGACTCGACGAAGAAGTCGGCGAACAAGTCGGCGCAGATGCCGCCTCATCGAGTGACAGACGGGATTGA
- a CDS encoding TIGR03668 family PPOX class F420-dependent oxidoreductase, with product MPALTSAEARERFAAARIARLATADTTARPHLVPVVFALDGDTVMLAVDHKPKRTTRLKRLANIAANPSVCLLTDHYEEDWDRLWWARAEGEARVLPSPDQSPEAARCIRLLTAKYQQYADRPPGGPVVEVSVLRWSGWRAS from the coding sequence ATGCCCGCTCTGACGAGCGCTGAGGCACGGGAGCGGTTCGCCGCGGCGCGCATCGCCCGCCTCGCCACGGCGGACACGACGGCCCGCCCGCACCTGGTGCCGGTGGTGTTCGCCCTGGACGGCGACACGGTAATGCTGGCCGTGGACCACAAACCGAAGCGGACGACGCGACTCAAACGCCTCGCCAACATCGCCGCCAACCCGTCAGTCTGCCTGCTCACCGACCACTACGAGGAGGACTGGGACCGCCTGTGGTGGGCCCGGGCCGAAGGCGAAGCCCGAGTACTCCCGTCACCGGACCAGTCCCCCGAGGCCGCCCGCTGCATCCGGCTGCTCACGGCGAAATACCAGCAGTATGCCGACCGGCCACCCGGCGGACCGGTGGTCGAAGTCTCGGTCCTGCGCTGGAGCGGCTGGCGCGCGTCGTGA
- a CDS encoding cation transporter has protein sequence MTAEISIGGAPARRDVLARRVRLLVAATITYNVIEAIVAITAGTIASSTALIGFGLDSVIEVSSAAAVAWQFSARDHAVREAREKTTLRIIAVSFFALATYVSVDAIRALAVTGEAERSIPGIVIAALSLAVMPILSAAQRRAGRELGSASAVADSKQTLLCTYLSAVLLVGLVVNAALGWSWADPIAALVIAAIAVKEGRDAWQGKGCCATPAAGVPAQRTEQEHDTCGCPSGCDCCG, from the coding sequence ATGACCGCCGAGATATCCATAGGCGGGGCCCCGGCCCGGCGCGACGTGCTGGCCCGCCGGGTACGGCTGCTGGTTGCCGCGACCATCACCTACAACGTCATTGAGGCGATCGTCGCGATCACGGCAGGCACGATCGCTTCCTCCACCGCGCTGATCGGCTTCGGTCTGGATTCGGTCATCGAGGTCTCATCCGCTGCGGCGGTCGCCTGGCAGTTCTCCGCCCGTGACCACGCCGTACGCGAGGCAAGGGAGAAGACCACGCTGCGGATCATCGCCGTCTCCTTCTTCGCCCTGGCGACGTATGTGAGCGTCGATGCCATACGCGCCCTGGCCGTCACCGGAGAAGCAGAACGCTCGATCCCCGGCATCGTCATCGCCGCCCTGTCGCTAGCCGTGATGCCGATCCTGTCGGCTGCCCAGCGCCGGGCCGGCCGTGAACTTGGCTCTGCCTCCGCAGTCGCTGACTCCAAGCAGACTCTGCTGTGCACCTACCTATCAGCGGTCCTGCTGGTCGGCCTGGTCGTCAACGCCGCGCTCGGCTGGTCGTGGGCCGACCCGATCGCAGCTCTGGTCATCGCCGCCATCGCGGTCAAGGAAGGCCGCGACGCCTGGCAGGGAAAGGGCTGCTGCGCGACCCCGGCCGCAGGCGTTCCCGCCCAGCGCACGGAGCAGGAGCACGACACCTGCGGCTGCCCATCTGGATGCGACTGCTGCGGCTGA
- a CDS encoding DUF6192 family protein: MFAEDVGLAYTTVRSYRWVSSRWPKERRRADVSHTIHKVLASIPDEQERFEAVNHPPPNPRGGPARWTHDSAKRVVGWKVDSPESVQEKVEAIHDLAADDAVASVVTTDFLRRPAVASKAMADDTARHAVNEAQFDRFRQQAQFVHQEAAPQLQRTEHSAQFMDLVAACAQFVATAGRIVPNLRGEHYDDGERETIGRGLSRVRAAADWIENAVTRGEVDLDEQLEKLLKGSGE, from the coding sequence ATGTTCGCCGAGGACGTGGGACTGGCCTATACGACGGTCCGCAGCTACCGGTGGGTGTCCTCGCGCTGGCCGAAGGAACGCCGGCGGGCGGACGTCTCGCACACCATCCACAAAGTCCTGGCCAGCATCCCCGATGAGCAAGAGCGTTTCGAGGCGGTCAACCACCCCCCGCCCAACCCCCGCGGAGGGCCTGCGAGGTGGACGCACGACAGCGCGAAGCGGGTGGTGGGCTGGAAGGTCGATTCCCCGGAGAGCGTCCAGGAGAAGGTGGAGGCGATTCACGACCTGGCCGCCGACGACGCGGTCGCCTCGGTGGTGACCACCGACTTCCTGCGCCGCCCGGCGGTCGCCTCGAAGGCCATGGCCGACGACACCGCCCGGCACGCCGTTAACGAAGCCCAGTTCGACCGGTTCCGCCAGCAGGCCCAGTTCGTGCACCAGGAGGCCGCCCCGCAGCTGCAGCGAACGGAGCACAGCGCGCAGTTCATGGACCTGGTCGCGGCCTGCGCGCAGTTCGTCGCGACGGCGGGACGGATCGTGCCGAACCTGCGCGGCGAGCACTACGACGACGGCGAGCGGGAGACGATCGGGCGGGGACTTTCGCGGGTACGCGCCGCGGCCGACTGGATCGAGAACGCTGTGACCCGCGGCGAGGTCGACCTGGACGAGCAGCTGGAGAAGCTGCTGAAGGGTTCGGGTGAGTAG